Proteins from a genomic interval of Streptomyces sp. SID8374:
- a CDS encoding ribonuclease J, whose translation MSHPHPELGTPPKLPKGALRVTPLGGLGEIGRNMTVFEYGGRLLIVDCGVLFPEEEQPGIDLILPDFTTIRDRLDDIEGIVLTHGHEDHIGGVPYLLRLKPDIPLIGSKLTLALIEAKLQEHRIRPYTLEVTEGQRERIGVFDCEFIAVNHSIPDALAVAIRTPAGMAVATGDFKMDQLPLDGRLTDLHAFARLSEEGIDLLLSDSTNAEVPGFVPPERDISNVLRTVFANAQKRIIVASFASHVHRIQQILDAAHEYGRRVAFVGRSMVRNMGIARDLGYLKVPAGLVVDVKTLDDLPDDEVVLVCTGSQGEPMAALSRMANRDHQIRIVPGDTVILASSLIPGNENAVYRVINGLTRWGANVVHKGNAKVHVSGHASAGELLYFYNICKPKNLMPVHGEWRHLRANAELGALTGVPKDHIVIAEDGVVVDLIDGKAKIVGKVQAGYVYVDGLSVGDVTETSLKDRRILGDEGIISVFIVVDSSSGKIVGGPHIQARGSGIDDNAFVGVTPKIQEALDKSAQDGVMEPHQLQQMVRRVVGKWVSDTYRRRPMILPVVVEV comes from the coding sequence TTCGAGTACGGCGGCCGCCTGCTCATCGTCGACTGCGGCGTCCTCTTCCCCGAGGAGGAGCAGCCCGGCATCGACCTGATCCTGCCGGACTTCACCACCATCCGGGACCGCCTGGACGACATCGAGGGCATCGTCCTCACGCACGGCCACGAGGACCACATCGGCGGCGTGCCCTACCTGCTGCGCCTGAAGCCGGACATCCCGCTCATCGGCTCGAAGCTGACCCTCGCGCTCATCGAGGCGAAGCTCCAGGAGCACCGCATCCGCCCGTACACCCTCGAAGTCACCGAGGGCCAGCGCGAGCGCATCGGCGTCTTCGACTGCGAGTTCATCGCGGTCAACCACTCCATCCCGGACGCCCTCGCGGTCGCCATCCGCACCCCCGCGGGCATGGCCGTGGCCACCGGTGACTTCAAGATGGACCAGCTCCCGCTGGACGGCCGGCTCACCGACCTCCACGCGTTCGCGCGTCTGAGCGAGGAGGGCATCGACCTCCTCCTCTCGGACTCCACGAACGCCGAGGTCCCCGGCTTCGTACCGCCCGAGCGCGACATCTCCAACGTCCTGCGCACGGTCTTCGCCAACGCCCAGAAGCGCATCATCGTGGCGAGCTTCGCCAGCCATGTGCACCGCATCCAGCAGATCCTGGACGCCGCCCACGAGTACGGCCGCCGTGTCGCCTTCGTCGGCCGCTCCATGGTCCGCAACATGGGCATCGCCCGTGACCTCGGCTACCTCAAGGTCCCCGCGGGCCTGGTCGTCGACGTGAAGACCCTCGACGACCTCCCGGACGACGAGGTCGTGCTGGTCTGCACGGGCTCGCAGGGCGAGCCGATGGCCGCCCTCTCCCGGATGGCCAACCGCGACCACCAGATCCGGATCGTTCCCGGCGACACGGTGATCCTGGCGTCGTCCCTCATCCCCGGCAACGAGAACGCGGTCTACCGCGTGATCAACGGCCTGACCCGCTGGGGCGCCAACGTCGTCCACAAGGGCAACGCCAAGGTCCACGTCTCGGGCCACGCCTCGGCCGGCGAGCTGCTGTACTTCTACAACATCTGCAAGCCCAAGAACCTGATGCCGGTCCACGGCGAATGGCGCCACCTGCGGGCCAACGCCGAGCTGGGAGCCCTCACGGGCGTGCCCAAGGACCACATCGTCATCGCCGAGGACGGCGTGGTCGTCGACCTGATCGACGGCAAGGCCAAGATCGTCGGCAAGGTCCAGGCCGGTTACGTGTACGTCGACGGCCTCTCCGTCGGCGACGTCACCGAGACCTCCCTGAAGGACCGCCGCATCCTCGGCGACGAGGGCATCATCTCGGTCTTCATCGTGGTCGACAGCTCCTCCGGCAAGATCGTGGGCGGCCCCCACATCCAGGCCCGGGGCTCCGGTATCGACGACAACGCGTTCGTCGGCGTCACCCCGAAGATCCAGGAAGCCCTGGACAAGTCGGCCCAGGACGGCGTGATGGAGCCCCACCAGCTCCAGCAGATGGTCCGCCGCGTCGTCGGCAAGTGGGTCTCCGACACCTACCGCCGACGCCCGATGATCCTCCCGGTCGTCGTCGAGGTCTGA